One Phaseolus vulgaris cultivar G19833 chromosome 2, P. vulgaris v2.0, whole genome shotgun sequence DNA window includes the following coding sequences:
- the LOC137810465 gene encoding histone deacetylase 19-like, whose protein sequence is MESGGNSLPSGSDGVKRKVSYFYDPEVGNYYYGQGHPMKPHRIRMTHALLAHYGLLQHMQVLKPTAAKDRDLCKFHADDYVAFLRGITPETQQDQLRQLKRFNVGEDCPVFDGLYSFCQTYAGGSVGGALKLNHGVCDIAINWAGGLHHAKKCEASGFCYVNDIVLAILELLKIHERVLYVDIDIHHGDGVEEAFYTTDRVMTVSFHKFGDYFPGTGDIRDTGYGKGKYYSLNVPLDDGIDDESYQSLFKPIMGKVMEIFRPGAVVLQCGADSLSGDRLGCFNLSIKGHAECVRYMRSFNVPLLLLGGGGYTIRNVARCWCYETSVALGIELDDKMPQHEYYEYFGPVYALHVAPSNMENKNSRNLLDEIRAKLLDNLSRLQHAPSVPFQERPPDAELQERDEDQDDRDERWDPDSDMEVDDDSKPRRRVKSERVEAEHKDAESYHKHLDCGRDFLTPFKEIACSKVSGVDSMAVDEPCIKEEQDNVKELSDHRSR, encoded by the exons ATGGAAAGCGGAGGGAACTCCCTTCCATCAGGGTCAGATGGTGTGAAGAGAAAGGTTTCATATTTCTATGATCCAGAGGTTGGAAACTATTATTATGGGCAGGGGCACCCAATGAAACCACATAGAATTCGAATGACGCATGCTCTTTTAGCCCACTACGGATTGCTTCAACACATGCAGGTTCTGAAGCCTACTGCTGCCAAAGATAGGGACCTCTGCAAGTTCCATGCCGATGATTATGTGGCCTTTTTGAGAGGCATTACCCCTGAAACACAGCAAGATCAATTGAGACAGTTGAAGAGGTTTAATGTTGGTGAAGACTGCCCTGTATTTGATGGTCTTTACTCTTTCTGCCAGACATATGCAGGAGGTTCTGTTGGCGGTGCTCTAAAATTGAACCATGGAGTATGCGATATTGCAATAAATTGGGCTGGTGGTCTACATCATGCAAAGAAGTGTGAGGCTTCTGGGTTTTGCTATGTTAATGACATTGTGCTGGCTATTTTGGAACTTCTCAAAATACATGAG CGTGTTCTATATGTGGACATCGATATCCACCATGGTGATGGTGTGGAGGAGGCCTTTTACACCACTGATAGGGTCATGACAGTTTCATTTCACAAGTTTGGGGATTACTTTCCTGGAACAGGTGATATTCGTGATACTGGATATGGCAAGGGGAAATATTATTCACTTAATGTTCCTTTGGATGATGGAATTGATGATGAGAGCTATCAGTCCTTGTTTAAGCCAATAATGGGAAAGGTTATGGAAATTTTTAGGCCTGGTGCTGTTGTATTACAATGTGGTGCTGACTCTTTATCTGGGGACAGATTAGGTTGTTTCAATCTTTCCATAAAAGGTCATGCAGAGTGTGTCAGATATATGAGATCTTTTAATGTTCCCCTTCTATTGCTCGGCGGAGGTGGCTATACAATAAGAAATGTGGCACGCTGTTGGTGTTATGAG ACTAGCGTTGCTCTTGGGATTGAACTGGATGATAAGATGCCTCAACATGAGTATTATGAATATTTTGGTCCTGTCTATGCTCTTCATGTTGCTCCAAGTAACATGGAAAACAAGAACTCTCGAAATTTATTGGATGAAATAAGAGCAAAACTTCTTGATAATTTATCTAGGCTTCAACATGCACCAAGTGTCCCATTCCAGGAGCGACCACCTGACGCAGAACTACAAGAG AGAGATGAGGATCAAGACGATAGAGATGAAAGATGGGATCCTGATTCTGACATGGAGGTTGATGATGACAG CAAACCTCGCAGAAGGGTGAAAAGTGAACGTGTTGAAGCTGAACATAAAGATGCA gAAAGTTATCATAAACATCTGGATTGTGGAAGAGATTTTCTAACGCCTTTCAAGGAGATTGCATGCTCCAAG GTGTCGGGGGTGGACTCAATGGCAGTGGATGAACCGTGCATCAAAGAGGAGCAGGATAATGTAAAAGAGCTTTCTGATCACAGGTCAAGATGA
- the LOC137810466 gene encoding intracellular protein transport protein USO1 — protein sequence MASDGKKGDDMDSLFEGMVLFNPSAQIENEIEIGVEEAEVQHHNYNGSDALTTSQPLDENLFSDLTLVLDPLQNDQLAQPDHDLQSHQQLSVSATQAQAQSQSQAQAQAQAPRRRKRSGLRIGYGRDALHSNHMPHTLSPLPQPISDSDSLGAADTAQVPDTLPSIITATATSTDHADAVTLSQPSPESSSKSENGNREYQHASAFSEEEPSAESSSKSENENRNVSSFSEAGTSFTESSSKSEDDNLNQQDAPAFPEAEFRKIKATIREKLNHASQLVKNASSARKDSIRNRRKTVENANLASLKYMELEKQLEEACEAEDFERAEKVSENLSVAEKEKQTFINSLREADAFVDALDLKLQHALDSQLVAEEQCAILLDHYAKNALNNADSTLKKATSVFSKEMDQWLSSSEALEVKKMELEIESQFMNEARLELNNTIEHSIQDDKREKEILCKRKDVLMGELDQLLALVKQKEKEIADNDSNLEAVENKINKVVSGFKEMQSSINVKYDKLQSVLEQVKLETETLALKKGEIDNLLTQEEEMGGILRKFARISTEEAEGYREIVKLRKSLMSSILKSREDKLTLAENEEKLSGDVKLFQQEVSAARASLQELSSRKSSIQQEIASFKQRIIFIDKRVPELEAEKRVASAARNFKEAARIASEAKSLCVEKESVQIDMDTSTLNLEKLEEEIKDTLNRLQETVGVISLKEKELAMVRYQKLLLASATARAEKAGALEIGDMEEANLLSTEAEAADREADKLQSTYKFEAKDLVDLGRHLISMDHVSYLDQKQLGELVVSLHLLSG from the exons ATGGCTTCCGATGGGAAGAAAGGCGATGATATGGATTCGCTGTTTGAAGGGATGGTACTGTTTAACCCTTCTGCCcaaattgaaaatgaaattgaaattggagTTGAAGAAGCAGAGGTCCAACATCACAATTACAATGGTAGTGATGCGCTCACAACATCGCAGCCCCTTGACGAGAATCTCTTCTCTGACCTCACGCTTGTGCTGGATCCCCTCCAAAACGATCAACTAGCTCAACCCGACCACGATCTCCAATCTCACCAGCAGCTATCTGTATCTGCTACACAGGCTCAGGCTCAGTCTCAGTCTCAGGCCCAGGCCCAGGCCCAGGCCCCTCGAAGGAGAAAAAGATCTGGCTTGAGGATTGGATATGGTAGAGATGCCCTTCATTCCAACCACATGCCTCATACTCTTTCTCCGCTCCCTCAACCAATTTCTGATAGTGACAGCCTCGGCGCTGCTGATACTGCTCAGGTCCCAGACACACTTCCCTCCATTATCACTGCCACTGCCACTTCCACTGATCATGCTGATGCTGTTACTCTTTCCCAACCATCTCCTGAATCTTCCTCCAAATCAGAGAATGGGAATCGGGAATATCAACATGCTTCAGCTTTTTCTGAGGAAGAACCATCTGCTGAATCTTCCTCCAAATCAGAGAATGAGAATCGGAATGTGTCGTCGTTTTCTGAGGCAGGAACATCGTTTACTGAATCTTCCTCCAAATCAGAGGATGATAATTTGAACCAACAAGATGCTCCGGCTTTTCCTGAGGCAGAGTTTCGGAAAATCAAGGCCACCATACGTGAGAAGCTTAACCATGCCAGTCAACTGGTAAAAAATGCTTCTTCTGCTCGAAAGGATTCCAtcagaaatagaagaaaaaccGTTGAGAATGCCAATCTTGCTTCCCTCAAATATATGGAACTCGAAAAGCAATTGGAAGAAGCCTGCGAAGCTGAAGATTTCGAAAGGGCCGAAAAGGTTAGCGAAAACCTTTCTGTTGCCGAAAAGGAGAAACAGACTTTCATCAATTCCTTGAGAGAAGCTGATGCCTTTGTCGACGCTTTGGATTTAAAATTGCAGCATGCCCTTGACTCTCAGTTGGTTGCCGAGGAACAATGCGCAATCCTCCTCGACCATTATGCAAAG AATGCTCTAAATAATGCAGATTCTACCCTGAAGAAAGCAACATcagttttttcaaaagaaatggACCAATGGCTTTCATCATCTGAAGCCTTGGAGGTTAAAAAGATGGAATTGGAGATTGAATCACAATTTATGAATGAAGCACGTTTAGAATTGAATAATACCATTGAGCATTCAATCCAGGATgacaaaagagaaaaagagatCCTTTGTAAAAGAAAGGATGTGTTAATGGGTGAATTGGATCAACTTCTTGCTTTAGTTAAACAGAAAGAAAAGGAGATAGCAGACAACGACTCTAATTTAGAAGCTGtagaaaataagataaataaagtTGTCTCTGGATTTAAGGAGATGCAGTCAAGCATTAATGTCAAGTATGACAAATTGCAGTCTGTCCTTGAGCAAGTGAAATTAGAAACTGAAACTTTGGCTCTAAAGAAGGGGGAAATTGATAACCTCCTTACTCAGGAAGAAGAAATGGGAGGAATACTTAGGAAATTTGCTAGGATTTCTACAGAGGAAGCTGAAGGATACCGTGAAATAGTTAAACTGAGAaaaagtttgatgtcatctatATTGAAGTCCAGGGAGGACAAACTGACACTTGCAGAGAACGAGGAAAAGCTTTCTGGAGATGTGAAATTGTTTCAACAGGAGGTTTCTGCCGCAAGAGCTTCATTGCAG GAACTATCTTCAAGAAAGTCAAGCATCCAGCAAGAGATAGCATCCTTCAAGCAGAGGATTATTTTCATTGATAAAAGAGTCCCAGAACTAGAAGCAGAAAAGAGAGTTGCTTCTGCTGCAAGAAATTTCAAGGAGGCGGCACGAATAGCTAGTGAGGCAAAGTCACTATGTGTCGAAAAAGAGAGCGTCCAGATAGACATGGACACGTCTACATTAAATCTTGAGAAGCTTGAAGAAGAAATCAAAGACACCCTTAATAGATTACAGGAGACTGTGGGAGTGATTTCATTAAAGGAGAAAGAGTTGGCAATGGTCAGATACCAGAAGCTACTTTTGGCATCTGCTACTGCTAGAGCTGAAAAGGCTGGCGCACTAGAAATAGGTGATATGGAAGAAGCGAATCTCCTATCTACTGAAGCTGAGGCAGCAGACCGTGAAGCTGATAAACTACAATCGACATACAAATTTGAGGCGAAAGATTTGGTCGATCTAGGAAGACATTTAATTTCAATGGATCATGTATCGTATCTTGATCAGAAGCAACTGGGAGAACTAGTTGTGTCACTTCATCTGTTGTCTGGATAA